In Halobaculum magnesiiphilum, the following proteins share a genomic window:
- a CDS encoding AzlD domain-containing protein, which produces MATSYGPLSVWAVIVTGGLATFAIRLSFIHLFGRVDTVPPWLERALVYVPAAVLAALVAPDFVPESVTLAGLVSPEIVGGVAAVAAAWRTEDVLWTVAAGMAGLHLARFLL; this is translated from the coding sequence ATGGCGACCAGCTACGGCCCGCTGTCGGTCTGGGCGGTCATCGTCACCGGCGGGCTGGCGACGTTCGCCATTCGGCTGTCGTTCATCCACCTGTTCGGCCGCGTCGACACGGTGCCCCCGTGGCTGGAGCGCGCGCTCGTGTACGTCCCCGCGGCGGTGCTCGCGGCGCTGGTCGCGCCCGATTTCGTCCCCGAGAGCGTGACCCTCGCGGGGCTCGTCTCCCCGGAGATCGTCGGCGGCGTCGCCGCGGTCGCGGCGGCGTGGCGGACCGAAGACGTGCTGTGGACGGTCGCCGCCGGGATGGCGGGGCTCCACCTCGCGCGGTTCCTCCTGTGA
- the purQ gene encoding phosphoribosylformylglycinamidine synthase I, with product MTVAVVQFGGSNCDRDAVRALAHLGVDAERVWHEDGLPADADGIVVPGGFSYGDYLRAGAMAARQPIMADVREAAEEGVPVLGVCNGAQIGCEAGLTDGAFTTNRSARFQCEHVHLRVERADTPWTAAYDEGDVIEVPIAHGEGRFEIREDRLAELEDEDRVLFRYCDADGVATDAANPNGSTANVAGVLGARETVAVMMPHPERATLPDVGGTDGQGVLRAFSG from the coding sequence ATGACGGTCGCAGTCGTCCAGTTCGGCGGCTCGAACTGCGACCGTGACGCCGTCCGCGCGCTCGCACACCTCGGCGTCGACGCCGAGCGCGTCTGGCACGAGGACGGCCTCCCCGCCGACGCCGACGGGATCGTCGTCCCCGGCGGCTTCTCCTACGGCGACTACCTCCGCGCCGGCGCGATGGCCGCGCGCCAGCCGATCATGGCCGACGTGCGCGAGGCCGCCGAGGAGGGCGTTCCGGTGCTCGGCGTCTGCAACGGCGCCCAGATCGGCTGTGAGGCCGGGCTTACCGACGGCGCGTTCACGACGAACCGCTCGGCCCGGTTCCAGTGTGAGCACGTCCACCTGCGCGTCGAGCGGGCGGACACGCCGTGGACGGCCGCCTACGACGAGGGCGACGTGATCGAGGTGCCCATCGCCCACGGCGAGGGGCGCTTCGAGATCCGCGAGGACCGCCTGGCGGAGCTGGAGGACGAGGACCGCGTGCTCTTCCGCTACTGCGACGCCGACGGGGTCGCCACCGACGCGGCGAACCCGAACGGCTCGACCGCCAACGTCGCTGGGGTGCTCGGCGCTCGCGAAACGGTCGCGGTGATGATGCCACATCCCGAGCGCGCGACGCTCCCCGACGTGGGCGGGACCGACGGGCAGGGCGTGCTCCGCGCGTTCTCGGGGTAG
- a CDS encoding right-handed parallel beta-helix repeat-containing protein, with protein MDRRRFLRATAAAGVAAVTAGCGGLREDSDQPPPADTAATPSGTVSTSTSGRATDTDRFDSVVDLAEAGADADRSLVPYLERHLADDTMVYLPAGRYRMDDTVRLLSFDNVGIVGDGAVIVPPDGFDSTLFDLGRPGRASNLLIEGITFDFRAPDTGSRPVSALVDDGLVIRDLAVVGKQDAGRAMLRADVTDPDGTGLVERLRLPDGAAYETQSTAFLVGDRHRGELRFEDCRIVGFPDNGLYADPDHGRVEVVGGYYANCDISNVRVGNDSVVRGVHVRNDTAPSGYENMRGIRATHGDGVLVEDCTVELERVPASEGGIVMSSQLTAGTVRNTRIEVDADGVSAIRAKSPDDALADGELVFEDITVRGTAANGAAIEMLNREDCTFDRATVVQSGASRDGFLFDYVSSGIIRDSHIDVTGRPVVSADRATVEVFDSHPLEVNTSR; from the coding sequence ATGGATCGACGACGGTTCCTACGGGCGACTGCGGCGGCGGGAGTTGCTGCGGTCACCGCCGGATGCGGAGGACTCCGGGAGGACTCAGACCAGCCACCGCCCGCTGATACCGCCGCGACCCCGTCAGGCACCGTCTCCACGTCGACCTCCGGACGAGCGACCGACACGGATCGATTCGACTCGGTCGTCGACCTCGCCGAGGCCGGCGCCGACGCGGACCGATCGCTCGTGCCGTACCTCGAACGACACCTGGCCGACGACACGATGGTCTACCTCCCCGCCGGCCGGTACCGCATGGACGACACCGTTCGCCTCCTGTCGTTCGACAACGTCGGTATCGTCGGCGACGGCGCCGTCATCGTTCCGCCTGACGGGTTCGACTCCACGCTCTTCGATCTCGGTCGGCCCGGCCGGGCGTCGAACCTGTTGATCGAGGGAATCACGTTCGACTTCCGTGCGCCGGACACCGGGTCGCGTCCCGTCTCCGCGCTCGTCGACGACGGCCTCGTCATCCGCGACCTCGCGGTGGTCGGCAAGCAGGACGCCGGCAGAGCGATGCTTCGAGCCGACGTCACCGACCCGGACGGAACCGGCCTCGTCGAACGGCTCCGACTCCCGGACGGCGCCGCGTACGAGACGCAGTCGACCGCCTTTCTCGTCGGCGACCGTCACCGCGGCGAACTTCGCTTCGAGGACTGTCGGATCGTCGGCTTTCCCGACAACGGGCTGTACGCCGATCCCGACCACGGACGCGTCGAAGTCGTCGGCGGCTACTACGCGAACTGCGACATCTCGAACGTCCGCGTCGGCAACGACAGCGTCGTCCGCGGCGTTCACGTCAGGAACGACACCGCGCCGTCGGGGTACGAGAACATGCGCGGCATCCGAGCCACACACGGCGACGGCGTCCTGGTCGAGGACTGCACCGTCGAGCTCGAGAGGGTTCCCGCGAGCGAGGGCGGAATCGTGATGAGCAGCCAACTGACCGCCGGAACGGTCCGGAACACTCGGATCGAGGTCGACGCCGACGGGGTCAGCGCGATCAGGGCGAAGTCGCCCGACGACGCCTTGGCCGACGGGGAACTGGTGTTCGAGGACATCACGGTGCGAGGGACCGCCGCGAACGGGGCGGCGATCGAGATGCTGAATCGAGAAGACTGTACGTTCGATCGGGCCACTGTCGTCCAATCGGGTGCGTCCCGCGACGGGTTTCTGTTCGACTACGTCTCGAGCGGGATCATCCGGGACTCGCACATCGACGTGACTGGCCGTCCGGTCGTGTCCGCCGACCGGGCGACTGTCGAGGTGTTCGATTCGCACCCTCTGGAGGTGAATACCTCCCGTTAG
- a CDS encoding MFS transporter yields MSSRAETAALAGGRAYTSLAAERPAMTESLLSAARRTPRETWVVVGAVSASQYLNHAYLVLFPPILAVLSGEFTVGLAALGVALGVQGATNTAFQLPFGRLADRHDRTLAFGLSSVLGAVGVLAAAAAPTYEWLLVAQAVIGVGVAGHHPAHYPLISDSTPDDLMGRAYSLYGFGGSVGFATPPVLIAGIVSAGYSWRIGVGIIGVVGLVAAVALTWLFAVRVDDAITAPNAAEGDPDAAGRVGPGERGSWVARTRAYLRELAAAPGVLALALLALVTSTSGWGFTSYIVVFLQDGYELSLSRANLALTGSYLVGAVAVFVGGDLSDRVSAGPVMIASFAAVAGLVAVLALGAVGPLAAVGLVLLVGGARSIAGPARSKLTDAFAPDGTTGTSFAITTIGVMLGNAVAPPAFGYLIETAGRRAAFLAVAGVSLLAVVLTVGLIARFGDT; encoded by the coding sequence GTGTCGAGCCGAGCGGAGACGGCGGCGCTTGCCGGAGGGCGCGCGTACACCTCCCTCGCCGCGGAACGCCCGGCGATGACCGAGTCGCTGCTGTCGGCCGCCCGGCGGACGCCCCGGGAGACGTGGGTGGTCGTCGGCGCCGTCTCCGCCTCGCAGTACCTCAACCACGCGTATCTCGTGTTGTTCCCGCCGATCCTGGCGGTGCTGTCGGGCGAGTTCACCGTCGGGCTGGCGGCACTGGGCGTGGCGCTCGGCGTTCAGGGCGCGACGAACACGGCGTTCCAGCTCCCGTTCGGCCGGCTGGCGGACCGCCACGACCGGACGCTCGCGTTCGGGCTCTCGTCGGTCCTCGGCGCCGTCGGCGTGCTCGCGGCCGCCGCGGCGCCCACCTACGAGTGGCTGCTCGTCGCGCAGGCGGTCATCGGCGTCGGCGTCGCGGGCCACCACCCGGCACACTACCCGCTCATCTCCGATTCGACGCCCGACGACCTGATGGGCCGGGCGTACAGCCTCTACGGCTTCGGCGGGTCGGTCGGGTTCGCCACCCCGCCGGTGCTCATCGCGGGGATCGTCTCGGCGGGCTACTCCTGGCGGATCGGCGTCGGCATCATCGGCGTCGTCGGCCTCGTCGCCGCCGTCGCGCTCACCTGGCTGTTCGCCGTCCGCGTCGACGACGCGATCACCGCGCCGAACGCCGCGGAGGGCGATCCCGACGCCGCCGGTCGCGTCGGCCCCGGCGAGCGCGGCTCGTGGGTCGCACGGACGCGAGCGTACCTCCGCGAGCTCGCGGCCGCGCCGGGCGTGCTCGCGCTGGCGCTGTTGGCGCTCGTCACCTCCACCTCGGGGTGGGGATTCACCAGCTACATCGTCGTGTTCCTACAGGACGGCTACGAGCTGTCGCTGTCGCGGGCGAACCTCGCGCTCACCGGATCGTACCTCGTCGGCGCCGTCGCGGTGTTCGTCGGCGGCGACCTCTCCGACCGGGTGAGCGCCGGGCCGGTGATGATCGCCAGCTTCGCCGCCGTCGCGGGACTCGTCGCCGTGCTCGCGCTGGGCGCCGTCGGTCCGCTGGCGGCCGTCGGGCTCGTGTTGCTCGTCGGCGGCGCGCGCTCGATCGCGGGGCCGGCGCGCTCGAAGCTCACCGACGCGTTCGCGCCCGACGGGACGACCGGCACCAGCTTCGCGATCACCACGATCGGCGTCATGCTCGGCAACGCCGTCGCGCCGCCGGCGTTCGGCTACCTCATCGAGACGGCCGGGCGCCGGGCGGCGTTTCTCGCGGTCGCCGGCGTCTCACTCCTCGCGGTCGTCCTCACCGTCGGCCTCATCGCCCGGTTCGGCGACACCTGA
- a CDS encoding aldehyde ferredoxin oxidoreductase family protein, translating into MTDLGGFRDHVAHVDLTDGDVSYAGVDDEDARKYIGARGLGVKYVFDAGPDVDPMGPENRLCFMNGPLTGTQTVMSGRIAVTTKSPLTGTVTDSHHGGWSGARLKWAGFDGLVFDGASDHPVYAVVEDGEVELRDARHIAGYGVHDTIDTLDDEVDGTVGRNVSVMAIGPAGENGVKYACIVNEDDRASGRGGTGAVMGSKNLKAVVVKSGTRMPKPAEPETFQEGYQQAMQVIQESDVTAPNEGGLSLYGTNVLMNATEEMDGLPTKNAKYTSTAAMHDAEGDDIDAERVSGENVRENILVDEPTCHSCPVACKKEVEVDVLHKGEEMNVRTESYEYESAFALGPNSGHTERDEIAVMIQRCNDMGVDTIEMGNMMAMAMEMSEEGKLDGLDEQLDWGDTERMIDLIEDVANRDGELADALAEGANGIAERFDAHDNSLAVKGQTIPAYDPRCMKGMGIAYATSNRGACHLRAYTPSAEILGLPQKVDPYEYEGKGELTATFQDMHAISDSFDICKFNAFAEGIEEYVMQYNGMTGRDVSEDELLEAGERVYTLERYYNNLAGFDGSDDSLPDRFLADGIPGQGASEGEYCELPEMKEEYYEVRGWVDGVVPDEKLDELDIDIGPGTGVSSGDSGVAPADD; encoded by the coding sequence ATGACAGACCTCGGCGGATTCAGGGACCACGTCGCCCACGTGGATCTCACGGACGGTGACGTATCGTACGCGGGCGTCGACGACGAGGACGCGAGGAAGTACATCGGCGCGCGCGGGCTCGGCGTGAAGTACGTCTTCGATGCGGGGCCGGACGTGGACCCGATGGGGCCGGAGAACCGGCTGTGCTTCATGAACGGCCCGCTCACGGGCACGCAGACCGTGATGAGCGGTCGGATCGCGGTGACGACGAAGTCCCCGCTGACGGGGACCGTCACCGACAGCCACCACGGCGGCTGGTCGGGCGCGCGCCTGAAGTGGGCGGGCTTCGACGGCCTCGTCTTCGACGGCGCGAGCGACCACCCGGTGTACGCGGTCGTCGAGGACGGCGAGGTGGAGCTGCGCGACGCGCGACACATCGCGGGGTACGGCGTCCACGACACCATCGACACGCTCGACGACGAGGTCGACGGCACCGTCGGCCGCAACGTCTCGGTGATGGCGATCGGCCCCGCCGGCGAGAACGGCGTGAAGTACGCCTGCATCGTCAACGAGGACGACCGCGCCTCGGGCCGGGGCGGCACCGGCGCGGTGATGGGCTCGAAGAACCTCAAGGCGGTCGTCGTTAAATCGGGCACGAGGATGCCCAAGCCGGCCGAGCCAGAGACGTTCCAGGAGGGGTACCAGCAGGCGATGCAGGTCATCCAGGAGTCCGACGTGACCGCGCCCAACGAGGGCGGCCTCTCGCTGTACGGCACGAACGTCCTGATGAACGCGACCGAGGAGATGGACGGGCTCCCCACGAAGAACGCGAAGTACACCTCCACGGCCGCCATGCACGACGCCGAGGGCGACGACATCGACGCCGAGCGCGTCTCCGGGGAGAACGTCCGCGAGAACATCCTCGTCGACGAGCCGACGTGTCACTCCTGCCCGGTCGCCTGCAAGAAGGAGGTCGAGGTCGACGTGCTCCACAAGGGCGAGGAGATGAACGTGCGCACGGAGTCGTACGAGTACGAGTCCGCGTTCGCGCTGGGCCCGAACTCCGGACACACCGAGCGCGACGAGATCGCCGTCATGATCCAGCGGTGCAACGACATGGGCGTCGACACCATCGAGATGGGGAACATGATGGCGATGGCGATGGAGATGTCCGAGGAGGGCAAACTCGACGGCCTCGACGAGCAGCTCGACTGGGGCGACACCGAGCGCATGATCGACCTCATCGAGGACGTCGCCAACCGCGACGGCGAGCTGGCGGACGCGCTCGCGGAGGGCGCCAACGGCATCGCCGAGCGCTTCGACGCCCACGACAACTCCCTGGCGGTCAAGGGCCAGACGATCCCGGCGTACGACCCGCGCTGCATGAAGGGCATGGGCATCGCGTACGCGACCTCCAACCGCGGCGCGTGCCACCTGCGCGCGTACACGCCGTCGGCGGAGATCCTCGGCCTGCCCCAGAAGGTCGATCCCTACGAGTACGAGGGCAAGGGCGAGCTGACCGCGACGTTCCAGGACATGCACGCCATCTCGGACTCGTTCGACATCTGCAAGTTCAACGCGTTCGCGGAGGGCATCGAGGAGTACGTCATGCAGTACAACGGCATGACGGGCCGCGACGTGTCAGAGGACGAGCTGCTGGAGGCGGGCGAGCGCGTCTACACGCTCGAGCGCTACTACAACAACCTCGCCGGCTTCGACGGGAGCGACGACTCCCTGCCGGACCGGTTCCTCGCGGACGGCATCCCCGGCCAGGGTGCCTCCGAGGGCGAGTACTGCGAGCTCCCCGAGATGAAGGAGGAGTACTACGAGGTCCGCGGCTGGGTCGACGGCGTCGTCCCCGACGAGAAGCTCGACGAGCTCGACATCGACATCGGGCCGGGAACCGGCGTCTCCTCGGGCGACTCGGGCGTCGCGCCCGCTGACGACTGA
- a CDS encoding AzlC family ABC transporter permease: protein MDSRLPPDLREGVRDTLPLLLGIVPFALVAGVAGVEAGLSPLQTVGLSVVVFAGASQLAAIELLGQDAALGVVVLTVVVINLRMVMYSASIAPYFRELSARVRAGCAYVLTDQAYALALARYAGELDSERGSRTRRPYYYLGVALTLWVVWQAGTIVGVVFGAAVPDGWRLGFAVPLVFLALLVPAVSDVPSLAAALVAAAVAVAGAGLPFNAGLIVGAVVGVVTGIAVEESGSRGASGSGGGGDGSGETDRTGGH, encoded by the coding sequence ATGGACAGCCGCCTTCCACCGGACCTACGCGAGGGGGTCCGCGACACGCTCCCGCTGTTGCTCGGGATCGTGCCGTTCGCGCTCGTCGCCGGCGTCGCCGGCGTCGAGGCGGGCCTCTCGCCGCTGCAGACGGTCGGGCTCTCCGTCGTCGTCTTCGCCGGCGCCTCCCAGCTCGCGGCGATCGAGCTGCTGGGACAGGACGCCGCCCTCGGCGTCGTCGTGCTCACGGTCGTCGTGATCAACCTCCGGATGGTGATGTACTCGGCGTCGATCGCGCCGTACTTCCGCGAGCTGTCGGCGCGCGTACGCGCCGGCTGTGCGTACGTGCTCACCGACCAGGCGTACGCGCTGGCGCTCGCACGCTACGCCGGCGAGCTGGACAGCGAGCGCGGGTCGAGGACCCGACGCCCGTATTACTACCTCGGCGTCGCGCTCACGCTGTGGGTCGTCTGGCAGGCCGGGACGATCGTCGGCGTCGTCTTCGGCGCCGCCGTCCCCGACGGCTGGCGCCTGGGCTTCGCCGTCCCGCTCGTGTTCCTCGCGCTGCTCGTGCCCGCGGTCTCCGACGTACCGAGCCTCGCGGCCGCCCTCGTCGCCGCCGCGGTCGCGGTGGCGGGCGCCGGCCTCCCGTTCAACGCCGGGCTGATCGTCGGCGCCGTCGTCGGCGTCGTCACCGGGATCGCCGTCGAGGAGTCGGGCAGCAGGGGTGCCAGCGGTAGCGGTGGCGGCGGCGACGGCAGCGGCGAAACCGACCGGACGGGGGGACACTGA
- a CDS encoding VanZ family protein — protein sequence MDADTRRLAIFAAVTVLVVTSSLVPDPTTTDRASPADVLPPGTDKLLHGVGYAAVAYTLGRALPAPLRRGGEGSHPDKSGPSTVMLVGVVAVATALGAGVEVAQGSVPGRDPSLLDGVANAIGAVVGAALWRRRDRDSDA from the coding sequence ATGGACGCCGACACGCGACGCCTCGCCATATTTGCCGCGGTGACGGTTCTCGTCGTTACCTCGTCGCTCGTGCCGGATCCGACGACGACCGATCGGGCGTCCCCGGCCGACGTGCTGCCGCCGGGGACCGACAAACTGCTGCACGGCGTCGGCTACGCCGCCGTCGCGTACACGCTGGGGCGGGCGCTTCCGGCCCCGCTCCGGCGCGGCGGGGAGGGGTCCCACCCCGACAAGAGCGGTCCGTCGACCGTCATGCTGGTCGGCGTCGTCGCCGTCGCGACGGCGCTCGGCGCGGGCGTCGAGGTCGCCCAGGGCAGCGTCCCCGGGCGCGACCCGTCGCTGCTCGACGGCGTCGCCAACGCGATCGGCGCCGTCGTCGGGGCGGCGTTGTGGCGTCGACGCGACCGCGACAGCGACGCGTAG
- a CDS encoding Lrp/AsnC family transcriptional regulator produces MDHVGTDTDLSTLERAVVNAFQGGFPVVERPWEPAAAALSERGVEVDADELLATVRDLDDRGVLSRFGALVNAEEIGGTATLVAMHAPEEEYEEVAETVNDFREVAHNYEREHPHLNMWFVVSVASEAEVDRVLADIEEATGQETYNLPKREEFHVGAKFLLEGPVSDGDLDLSQLGPEVEPSEERGITARERDLVVEIQGGLPVTETPYADVADAVGQPVEWVVETIKRFNEEGKVRRVGVIPNHYALGYTENGMTVWDVPDELLSEVGPAVASLGFVTHCYHRPRHEGVWPYNFFAMTHGRDEAESDRRIEQVREVMAEFWDVDEDEWDSLFSTRILKKTGIRLDERADAQVRSDDPEPTDA; encoded by the coding sequence ATGGATCACGTCGGGACGGACACGGACCTCTCGACGCTCGAACGCGCCGTCGTCAACGCGTTTCAGGGCGGGTTCCCGGTCGTCGAACGACCGTGGGAGCCGGCCGCGGCGGCGCTGTCCGAGCGTGGCGTCGAGGTCGACGCCGACGAACTGCTCGCGACGGTGCGCGACCTCGACGACCGCGGCGTGCTCTCGCGGTTCGGCGCGCTCGTCAACGCCGAGGAGATCGGCGGCACCGCGACGCTCGTGGCGATGCACGCGCCCGAGGAGGAGTACGAGGAGGTGGCCGAGACGGTCAACGACTTTCGCGAGGTCGCGCACAACTACGAGCGCGAACACCCCCACCTCAACATGTGGTTCGTCGTTTCCGTCGCCAGCGAGGCCGAAGTCGATCGCGTCCTCGCCGACATCGAGGAGGCGACGGGGCAGGAGACGTACAACCTCCCGAAGCGCGAGGAGTTTCACGTCGGCGCGAAGTTCCTGCTGGAGGGCCCCGTGAGCGACGGCGACCTCGACCTGTCGCAGCTGGGTCCCGAGGTCGAGCCCTCCGAGGAGCGCGGGATCACCGCCCGCGAGCGCGACCTCGTCGTCGAGATACAGGGCGGCCTGCCGGTGACGGAGACGCCCTACGCGGACGTGGCCGACGCGGTCGGCCAGCCCGTCGAGTGGGTCGTCGAGACGATCAAGCGGTTCAACGAGGAGGGGAAGGTGCGCCGCGTCGGCGTCATCCCGAACCACTACGCGCTCGGCTACACCGAGAACGGCATGACCGTCTGGGACGTGCCGGACGAGCTGCTCTCGGAGGTCGGCCCGGCGGTCGCGTCGCTGGGGTTCGTCACCCACTGCTACCACCGGCCGCGCCACGAGGGCGTGTGGCCGTACAACTTCTTCGCGATGACCCACGGCCGGGACGAGGCGGAATCCGACCGCCGCATCGAACAGGTTCGCGAGGTGATGGCGGAGTTCTGGGACGTGGACGAGGACGAGTGGGACTCGCTGTTCTCGACGCGCATCCTGAAGAAGACGGGCATTCGGCTGGACGAGCGCGCCGACGCACAGGTCCGAAGCGACGACCCGGAGCCCACGGACGCGTGA
- a CDS encoding DUF5778 family protein has protein sequence MTDAIDRDLYERTKALLEPGEIELLGMVVHTDLGGQEDLEMHELTVDLNEAIAEHAGKGESYIYAGNDDTDFSSNQFQGLTLEDEEFVWECQQLLRDGTFDIVFYYEAGVDQETLGEDVRALDGVTDVTLVP, from the coding sequence ATGACCGACGCCATCGACCGGGACCTCTACGAGCGGACGAAGGCGCTGCTGGAGCCCGGAGAGATCGAGCTCCTCGGGATGGTCGTCCACACCGACCTGGGCGGACAGGAGGACCTGGAGATGCACGAGCTCACCGTCGACCTCAACGAGGCCATCGCCGAGCACGCGGGCAAGGGCGAGTCGTACATCTACGCCGGCAACGACGACACCGACTTCTCCTCGAACCAGTTCCAGGGGCTCACCCTCGAGGACGAGGAGTTCGTTTGGGAGTGCCAACAGCTCCTTCGCGACGGCACGTTCGACATCGTGTTCTACTACGAGGCCGGCGTCGACCAGGAGACGCTCGGCGAGGACGTCCGCGCGCTCGACGGCGTCACCGACGTGACGCTCGTTCCCTGA
- the purS gene encoding phosphoribosylformylglycinamidine synthase subunit PurS, with protein sequence MTGYTATVTVRLKHGVLDPEAETTQRALERLGFELEDLRSADRFEIDLEAADADEAGERAGEMADRLLANPTIHDYEVAVEERE encoded by the coding sequence ATGACCGGCTACACCGCCACGGTGACGGTCCGCCTGAAGCACGGCGTGCTCGACCCGGAGGCCGAGACGACCCAACGTGCGCTGGAACGGCTCGGCTTCGAGCTGGAGGACCTGCGCTCGGCCGACCGCTTCGAGATCGACCTGGAGGCCGCCGACGCCGACGAGGCCGGCGAGCGCGCCGGCGAGATGGCCGACCGGCTGCTCGCGAACCCGACCATCCACGACTACGAGGTGGCGGTCGAGGAGCGCGAATGA
- a CDS encoding archaeosine biosynthesis radical SAM protein RaSEA, producing the protein MSQPSPEVYERDRGMDAHNAVMRDIRSERDETYDAHEPTRVWLDEDNTPDGVKTSLTIILNTGGCRWARAGGCTMCGYVAESVEGGSVSHEALMDQIDVCLEHEAENADEPADLIKIYTSGSFLDEREVPAESRRAVAETFADRERMVVESLPDFVSAEKLSEFTDRGLETDVAVGLETATDRVRHDCVNKYFAFADFEDACAEAAEAEAGVKAYLLMKPPFLSESEALDDMVSSVERCAAVDNCHTVSMNPCNVQRYTMVDELHFRGGYRPPWLWSVAAVLERTVDADAIVVSDPVGAGSDRGAHNCGECDDRVQTAIKDFDLRQDPSVFDQVSCACERTWELVLEEEASYAQPLAR; encoded by the coding sequence ATGAGCCAGCCGAGCCCCGAGGTCTACGAGCGCGACCGCGGGATGGACGCCCACAACGCGGTCATGCGCGACATCCGGTCCGAGCGCGACGAGACGTACGACGCCCACGAGCCCACCCGGGTGTGGCTCGACGAGGACAACACGCCCGACGGCGTCAAGACCAGCCTCACGATCATCCTCAACACCGGCGGCTGTCGGTGGGCCCGCGCGGGCGGCTGCACGATGTGCGGCTACGTCGCCGAGTCCGTCGAGGGCGGCAGCGTCTCCCACGAGGCGCTCATGGACCAGATCGACGTGTGTCTGGAGCATGAAGCCGAGAACGCCGACGAGCCCGCCGACCTGATCAAGATCTACACCTCCGGCTCCTTCCTCGACGAGCGCGAGGTGCCCGCCGAGAGCCGCCGGGCCGTCGCCGAGACGTTCGCCGACCGCGAGCGCATGGTCGTCGAGTCGCTCCCCGACTTCGTCTCCGCGGAGAAGCTCTCCGAGTTCACCGACCGCGGCCTCGAAACCGACGTGGCGGTCGGGCTCGAAACCGCCACCGACCGCGTCCGCCACGACTGCGTGAACAAGTACTTCGCCTTCGCCGACTTCGAGGACGCCTGCGCGGAGGCCGCCGAGGCGGAGGCGGGCGTGAAGGCGTACCTCCTGATGAAGCCGCCGTTCCTCTCGGAGTCCGAAGCCCTCGACGACATGGTCTCGTCGGTCGAACGCTGTGCCGCAGTCGACAACTGCCACACCGTCTCGATGAACCCCTGCAACGTCCAGCGGTACACGATGGTCGACGAGCTCCACTTCCGCGGGGGCTACCGCCCGCCGTGGCTGTGGTCGGTTGCGGCCGTACTGGAGCGCACCGTCGACGCCGACGCCATCGTCGTCTCGGACCCGGTCGGCGCCGGCTCCGACCGCGGCGCGCACAACTGCGGCGAGTGCGACGACCGCGTCCAGACCGCGATCAAGGACTTCGACCTCCGACAGGACCCGTCGGTGTTCGATCAGGTGTCCTGTGCGTGCGAGCGGACCTGGGAGCTGGTGCTGGAGGAGGAGGCGAGCTACGCCCAGCCGCTGGCGCGGTGA